One window from the genome of Sphaerotilus microaerophilus encodes:
- a CDS encoding CHAT domain-containing protein, with the protein MRARTPVPAPDPTPGPTPATASVPASGAVRAPLPNLPTLHLPVASSSEHAEVPALLARTRRRGATGSAGDEGGVESLVPSLRVVRRWVLAAPSRGEAPAATEALPPDRRLLALEGPDGSTVFMRADALAEQLQRSRPELVRDDGSIDFAAFGARDAASRGLGDWVWKQVCHLVLDRDRITDLALEKAADLLGERVEDLAVAGLSTRGAKALMAAIEEQLAGEPGLYPWNGGPLDAATRCRDDQDPRLAPLVQGQSALVFIHGTGSHTLGGFGELTGSASWPLLQRQFAGRIFGFEHRTFSEGPIDNALALVDVLPAGARICLVTHSRGGLVGDLLCLATDATADGAGFDALVSAYRRSPRPDEREAEQRDPLRAQRREAQADEEQAKLRALAARLRDKRLKVNRYVRVAAPARGTALLSDSLDVFLSGLLTVVRKVGAWGVGAVAGALATPLAGQAAKVVAERSLELLARVVLEIADKRLQPQVVPGIEAMLPEAPLGMLLARAQRRSEVAMAVIAGDVESQNAGLLMRIGVMFTDWMLFERAAHDLVVDTASMYGGLADRPGTRAIFVQGGSVNHFRYFSDETRSAGTPLPQALQHWLCAETLPLPDAAPWGALEAEREKAPSPSRHRGADGPLPRLVIVPGIMGSHLQARRDRIWLDPADLALGGLSPIAMNAPGPVSADGLVELAYGALAEHLSASHEVTRFDYDWRQPVRLLGQQLAATLRAMLQQDGGRPLRLLVHSMGGLLTRAAFLADPALWDDLVASGGRLVMLGTPNHGSHLFVETLLGRSLMIRLLARADLRDSMQEVLDIVADFPGALDLLPAPGFIDSSGRPGLDYHDPATWQQLKSVHHDFWFGRELCGLPASAQLKRAGESWRALADTAWVQRHPDRVAYVFGKAPQTPCGLRLQRSSGVLVLNTSRGDGAVTWASGRLPGLPEDRCWFMPVDHVGLTNCPLYFGEVEALLLNGTPLRLGRLPVSRAGDDDEAVTERGSVPPPAYPGRDELVVRLLGATPAPRLPPRSERPGLQVRVRAMDVRFAQVPVLCGHYRGDPIAGAESLIDRDLVDGALRRRAQLGIHAGEAGSAAVVLMPRSPAEVRQGLGRGALVVGLGEMGRLSAERVAEAVRAGVLRYLMHADDRAVEEAAQGATATAAGAATTPRPLRLASLLIGANSAAQLTIEESVRAVVLGVLRANAEFADGLRQAEGAGRRRPDPVQVGELDLVELYRDAAITAAHAVARLPDSLADELRPLAARLDVAQELLSSDSARERLSLQPGSDYWPRLQISDADREETDCGGDCYDIRLRHSIPPDALRQILTLYGSPAQAEALRTRLPLPTGLDLPPLLRYAERFRFVHLGERAGAPVLVQQRQPGLVEQLVAQAVSGPDATADDAQHRIGNTLFQLLLPLELKATLRQGNNLILVVDEASANLPWEMLAADGEPLALRTRLVRQLLTARVRREPRSSDPLTACVIANPSTAGFHAQFGGPDWRPTPGQVDRLVSLDGAQDEGELVAQTLQRAGYDVLQTAPDARASEVFTALFSRAHRVLVIAAHGIHGLRAADGSWRSGVVLSDGLVLSAAEIGLMERVPDVVFLSCCHLGKVGSGAGASHRLAYSLARELIEMGVRCVVAAGWAVDDVAAQVFSTHFFAQMADAGAPFADAVLSARRQARHECPQRNTWGAYQAYGDPQFRLRAGASGTGSAAVLRAPEELLQWLEGARLDARRHAGSGTPAEEAAQLQRRLAQVRQRLADLPPAWAERPEVLHAQGLLCAEYGEAGFESACELLQRAIAAQALRGEVPLRAVEQLANFEARSASALLRAGDAPGALARVQRAVARLELLLAMACADPAGAPATAVAASAPGNPERLALLGSARKRKAEILLDLPDQGWPQIEGELRAARDAYLRAEQSTGSGRGPDSYAVLNRLQLDALLGEPADGRADLIAQVQTAAADRFAQGLSPWDALAQGDGELTRWLFGKGAAPAGSLEQLVEGYGNVIGKVLLSGRELHSVLEQQRLLARFLAARKRSGDVSRARVLEQLVKRLSKGAGPG; encoded by the coding sequence ATGCGTGCCCGCACACCCGTCCCCGCCCCAGATCCGACCCCGGGGCCGACCCCGGCCACCGCGTCGGTGCCCGCCTCCGGCGCGGTGCGTGCGCCCTTGCCCAACTTGCCGACCTTGCACCTGCCGGTCGCCTCCAGCAGCGAACACGCCGAGGTCCCCGCCCTGCTGGCGCGCACCCGGCGGCGTGGGGCCACGGGTTCTGCCGGCGATGAGGGCGGTGTCGAGTCGCTGGTGCCGTCGCTGCGGGTGGTGAGGCGCTGGGTGTTGGCCGCGCCGAGCCGGGGCGAGGCGCCCGCCGCCACCGAGGCGCTGCCGCCCGACCGCCGCCTGCTGGCGCTGGAGGGCCCGGACGGCAGCACGGTGTTCATGCGTGCCGATGCGCTGGCCGAGCAGCTGCAGCGCTCCCGTCCCGAGCTGGTCCGCGACGATGGCAGCATCGACTTTGCCGCCTTCGGCGCCCGGGACGCGGCCAGCCGCGGGCTGGGTGACTGGGTCTGGAAGCAGGTCTGCCACCTCGTGCTGGACCGCGACCGCATCACCGACCTGGCGCTGGAAAAGGCCGCCGACCTGCTGGGCGAGCGGGTGGAGGACCTGGCGGTGGCCGGCCTCTCCACGCGCGGCGCCAAGGCGCTGATGGCGGCCATCGAGGAGCAGCTGGCCGGCGAGCCGGGGCTCTATCCCTGGAACGGCGGGCCGCTGGATGCGGCCACGCGCTGCCGCGATGACCAGGATCCACGCCTGGCCCCGCTCGTGCAGGGCCAGTCGGCGCTGGTGTTCATCCACGGCACGGGCTCGCACACGCTGGGCGGCTTTGGCGAGCTCACCGGCAGTGCCAGCTGGCCGCTGCTGCAGCGCCAGTTCGCCGGCCGGATCTTCGGCTTCGAGCACCGCACCTTTTCCGAGGGCCCGATCGACAACGCGCTGGCGCTGGTCGATGTGCTGCCCGCGGGCGCCCGGATCTGCCTGGTGACGCACTCGCGCGGCGGGCTGGTGGGCGACCTGCTCTGCCTGGCCACCGACGCCACGGCCGACGGCGCCGGCTTCGACGCGCTGGTGTCGGCCTACCGCCGCAGCCCGCGGCCCGACGAGCGCGAGGCCGAGCAGCGCGACCCCCTGCGCGCCCAGCGCCGCGAGGCCCAGGCCGACGAGGAGCAGGCCAAGCTGCGCGCCCTGGCCGCGCGGCTGCGCGACAAGCGGCTGAAGGTGAATCGCTACGTGCGCGTGGCGGCCCCGGCGCGCGGCACGGCGCTGCTGTCGGACAGCCTGGACGTCTTCCTCTCCGGCCTGCTCACCGTGGTGCGCAAGGTCGGCGCCTGGGGTGTGGGCGCTGTGGCGGGCGCGCTGGCCACGCCGCTGGCGGGCCAGGCGGCCAAGGTGGTGGCGGAGCGCTCGCTGGAGCTGCTTGCCCGCGTGGTGCTGGAGATCGCCGACAAACGCCTGCAGCCCCAGGTGGTGCCCGGCATCGAGGCCATGCTGCCCGAGGCGCCGCTGGGCATGCTGCTGGCCCGGGCGCAGCGCCGCAGCGAGGTGGCGATGGCGGTGATCGCCGGCGATGTCGAAAGCCAGAACGCCGGGCTGCTGATGCGCATCGGCGTGATGTTCACCGACTGGATGCTGTTCGAGCGCGCGGCCCACGACCTGGTGGTCGACACCGCCTCGATGTACGGCGGCCTGGCCGATCGGCCCGGCACGCGGGCGATCTTCGTGCAGGGTGGCAGCGTCAACCATTTCCGCTACTTCAGCGACGAGACGCGCAGCGCCGGCACGCCGCTGCCCCAAGCCCTGCAGCACTGGCTGTGCGCCGAGACGCTCCCGCTGCCCGACGCCGCGCCCTGGGGGGCACTGGAGGCCGAGCGCGAGAAGGCCCCGTCGCCCTCACGCCACCGCGGGGCGGACGGGCCGCTGCCGCGGCTGGTGATCGTGCCCGGCATCATGGGCAGCCACCTCCAGGCGCGGCGGGACCGCATCTGGCTCGATCCGGCCGACCTGGCGCTCGGCGGGCTCTCGCCCATCGCGATGAACGCGCCCGGGCCGGTCAGTGCGGACGGGCTGGTCGAGCTGGCCTACGGCGCGCTGGCCGAGCACCTGAGCGCCAGCCACGAGGTGACGCGCTTCGACTACGACTGGCGCCAACCGGTGCGCCTGCTGGGCCAGCAGCTGGCCGCCACGCTGCGCGCGATGCTGCAGCAGGACGGTGGGCGGCCGCTGCGTCTGCTCGTGCACAGCATGGGCGGGCTGCTCACGCGCGCGGCCTTCCTGGCCGACCCGGCGCTCTGGGACGACCTGGTGGCCAGCGGGGGCCGGCTGGTGATGCTGGGCACGCCCAACCACGGCTCGCACCTCTTCGTCGAGACGCTGCTGGGCCGCTCGCTGATGATCCGCCTGCTGGCACGCGCCGACCTGCGCGACAGCATGCAGGAGGTGCTGGACATCGTGGCCGACTTCCCCGGCGCACTGGACCTGCTGCCCGCGCCGGGCTTCATCGACAGCAGTGGCCGGCCCGGGCTGGACTACCACGATCCGGCGACCTGGCAGCAGCTCAAGTCGGTGCACCACGACTTCTGGTTCGGCCGCGAGCTCTGCGGCCTGCCCGCCTCCGCCCAGCTGAAGCGGGCGGGCGAGAGCTGGCGCGCGCTGGCCGACACCGCCTGGGTGCAGCGCCACCCGGACCGGGTGGCCTACGTCTTCGGCAAGGCACCGCAGACGCCCTGCGGCCTGCGGCTGCAGCGCAGCTCGGGCGTGCTGGTGCTGAACACCTCGCGGGGCGATGGTGCGGTCACCTGGGCCTCCGGCCGCCTGCCGGGCCTGCCGGAGGACCGCTGCTGGTTCATGCCGGTCGACCACGTGGGGTTGACCAACTGCCCGCTCTACTTTGGCGAGGTGGAGGCCCTGCTGCTGAACGGCACGCCCCTGCGCCTGGGCCGCCTGCCGGTCTCGCGTGCCGGTGACGACGACGAGGCGGTGACCGAGCGGGGCAGCGTGCCGCCGCCGGCCTACCCGGGCCGCGACGAGCTGGTCGTGCGCCTGCTGGGCGCCACGCCGGCGCCCCGCCTGCCGCCGCGCAGCGAGCGACCGGGGCTGCAGGTGCGCGTGCGTGCGATGGACGTGCGCTTCGCCCAGGTGCCGGTGCTCTGCGGCCACTACCGCGGCGACCCGATCGCCGGAGCCGAGTCGCTGATCGACCGCGACCTGGTGGACGGCGCCCTGCGCCGGCGCGCCCAGCTGGGCATCCATGCGGGCGAGGCCGGCTCGGCCGCGGTGGTGCTGATGCCGCGCAGCCCCGCCGAGGTCCGCCAGGGGCTGGGGCGCGGTGCCCTGGTGGTCGGCCTCGGCGAGATGGGCCGGCTGTCGGCCGAGCGCGTCGCCGAGGCGGTGCGCGCCGGGGTGCTGCGCTACCTGATGCACGCCGACGACCGGGCGGTCGAGGAGGCGGCGCAGGGCGCCACCGCCACCGCCGCCGGCGCAGCCACCACCCCACGCCCGCTGCGCCTGGCCAGCCTGCTGATCGGCGCGAATTCGGCCGCCCAGCTGACCATCGAAGAATCGGTCCGCGCCGTGGTGCTCGGTGTGCTGCGTGCCAACGCCGAGTTCGCCGACGGGCTGCGCCAAGCCGAGGGCGCGGGCCGCCGCCGCCCGGACCCGGTCCAGGTGGGCGAGCTCGATCTGGTCGAGCTGTACCGCGACGCCGCCATCACCGCCGCCCATGCCGTCGCCCGGCTGCCCGACAGCCTGGCCGACGAGCTGCGCCCGCTGGCTGCCCGCCTGGACGTGGCGCAGGAGCTGCTCTCCAGCGACAGCGCCCGCGAGCGCCTGAGCCTGCAGCCCGGCTCGGACTACTGGCCGCGCCTGCAGATCAGCGATGCCGACCGGGAGGAGACCGACTGCGGCGGCGACTGCTACGACATCCGCCTGCGCCACTCGATCCCGCCCGACGCCCTGCGCCAGATCCTGACCCTGTACGGCAGCCCGGCGCAGGCCGAGGCCCTGCGCACCCGCCTGCCGCTGCCGACCGGGCTGGACCTGCCGCCGCTGCTGCGGTATGCCGAGCGCTTCCGGTTTGTCCACCTGGGCGAGCGTGCCGGCGCCCCGGTGTTGGTCCAGCAGCGCCAGCCCGGGCTGGTCGAGCAGCTGGTGGCGCAGGCCGTCAGCGGGCCGGATGCCACGGCCGACGACGCCCAGCACCGCATCGGCAACACCCTGTTCCAGCTGCTGCTGCCGCTGGAGCTCAAGGCCACCCTGCGCCAGGGCAACAACCTCATCCTGGTGGTCGACGAGGCCAGCGCCAACCTGCCCTGGGAGATGCTGGCGGCCGACGGCGAGCCGCTCGCGCTGCGCACCCGCCTGGTCCGGCAGCTGCTGACGGCGCGCGTGCGCCGCGAACCGCGCAGCTCCGACCCGCTGACCGCCTGCGTGATCGCCAACCCGAGCACCGCCGGCTTCCACGCCCAGTTCGGCGGCCCGGACTGGCGCCCGACGCCCGGCCAGGTGGATCGGCTGGTGTCGCTGGACGGCGCCCAGGACGAGGGCGAGCTGGTCGCCCAGACGCTGCAGCGTGCCGGCTACGACGTGCTGCAGACGGCGCCCGATGCCCGCGCGTCCGAGGTGTTCACCGCGCTGTTCTCGCGCGCCCACCGCGTGCTGGTGATCGCCGCGCACGGCATCCACGGCCTGCGGGCGGCCGACGGCAGCTGGCGCAGCGGCGTGGTGCTGTCCGACGGCCTGGTGCTCTCGGCCGCCGAGATCGGCCTGATGGAGCGGGTGCCCGACGTTGTCTTCCTCAGCTGCTGCCACCTCGGCAAGGTCGGCAGCGGCGCCGGTGCCAGCCACCGGCTGGCCTACAGCCTGGCGCGCGAGCTCATCGAGATGGGTGTGCGCTGCGTGGTGGCCGCCGGCTGGGCGGTGGACGACGTGGCGGCGCAGGTCTTCTCCACGCACTTCTTCGCCCAGATGGCCGACGCGGGTGCCCCCTTTGCCGACGCCGTGCTGTCCGCGCGCCGGCAGGCCCGCCACGAGTGCCCGCAGCGCAACACCTGGGGCGCCTACCAGGCCTATGGCGATCCGCAGTTCCGCCTGCGTGCCGGTGCGTCCGGCACGGGCAGCGCCGCCGTGCTGCGCGCCCCCGAGGAGCTGCTGCAGTGGCTCGAAGGTGCCCGGCTGGACGCCCGCCGCCACGCCGGCAGCGGGACGCCTGCCGAGGAGGCGGCGCAACTGCAGCGCCGGCTGGCGCAGGTCCGGCAGCGCCTGGCCGATCTGCCGCCGGCCTGGGCCGAGCGGCCCGAGGTCCTGCATGCCCAGGGGCTGCTCTGTGCGGAGTACGGCGAGGCCGGCTTCGAGTCGGCCTGCGAGCTGCTGCAGCGCGCCATCGCGGCCCAGGCCCTGCGCGGCGAGGTGCCGCTGCGCGCAGTCGAGCAGCTGGCCAACTTCGAGGCACGCAGCGCCAGCGCACTGCTGCGTGCGGGCGACGCGCCGGGCGCCCTGGCGCGGGTGCAGCGCGCGGTGGCCCGGCTGGAGCTGCTGCTGGCCATGGCCTGCGCGGACCCTGCCGGGGCGCCGGCCACCGCCGTGGCAGCCTCCGCGCCCGGCAACCCGGAGCGCCTCGCCCTGTTGGGCAGCGCCCGCAAGCGCAAGGCCGAGATCCTGCTGGATCTGCCCGATCAGGGCTGGCCGCAGATCGAGGGCGAGCTGCGCGCCGCCCGCGATGCCTACCTGCGCGCCGAGCAGTCCACGGGGTCCGGCCGCGGGCCCGACAGCTACGCCGTGCTCAACCGCCTGCAGCTCGATGCCCTGCTGGGCGAGCCGGCCGACGGGCGCGCGGACCTGATCGCCCAGGTGCAGACCGCCGCCGCCGACCGCTTCGCCCAGGGCCTGTCGCCCTGGGACGCCCTTGCCCAGGGCGATGGCGAGCTGACCCGCTGGCTCTTCGGCAAGGGGGCGGCACCGGCCGGTTCGCTGGAGCAGCTGGTCGAAGGCTACGGCAACGTCATCGGCAAGGTGCTGCTCTCGGGCCGCGAGCTGCATTCGGTGCTGGAGCAGCAGCGGCTGCTGGCCCGGTTCCTGGCCGCCCGCAAGCGCTCGGGCGATGTCTCGCGGGCGCGGGTCCTCGAGCAGCTGGTGAAGCGGCTGTCGAAAGGAGCCGGCCCTGGCTGA
- a CDS encoding Ig-like domain-containing protein, with the protein MPPPTLSRRALFGVVGLAAPVLARAQTVVQSVLRGPFLVVPTPTSMTVRWRTAVATSSIVRYGTSVTGLTDTAGNFTNSTTEHSVTLTGLSPDVRYYYAVGDAGTTLAGGDASYSFRTFPTSGTTRASRIWVVGDAGTGFADQTAARDAYAAYTGSNPTHLWLQLGDNAYDHGLDADFQARLFGVYASMLRSCPTLSTIGNHDTDQSTSPAATIPYFSIYDAPSAGQAGGLASGSTRYYSFNLGHIHFVCLDSMTSSRATTGTMLTWLKNDLAANTLPWVVAYWHHAPYSDGSHVSDSTSEVQMTEMRTNALPILESHGVDLVLGGHSHVYERSCLINGHYGLSSTLTARMKYNAGNGRLDGNGAYLKPLGKVGNRGTVYIVNGASGGADPGNLKHPAMVFSAQRAGSVVIDVSGTQMDVKYIAATGGVLDYFTIQKTANAPDPPPPNVAPTIALTAPTSGSSFRAPANITLTAAATDADSGIAKVEFYRGSTRVATVTTAPYLYVLPKVARGSYTLTAKAYDKEGAVTTSAPVTVTVR; encoded by the coding sequence TTGCCCCCGCCCACGCTGTCGCGCCGTGCGCTGTTCGGGGTCGTGGGCTTGGCCGCGCCGGTGCTGGCGCGGGCTCAGACCGTCGTCCAGTCGGTCCTGCGCGGCCCCTTCCTGGTGGTGCCCACGCCCACGTCCATGACGGTGCGCTGGCGCACCGCGGTGGCGACCAGCAGCATCGTGCGCTACGGCACCAGCGTGACGGGCCTGACCGACACTGCCGGCAACTTCACCAACAGCACCACCGAGCACTCGGTGACCCTCACCGGGCTCAGCCCGGACGTGCGGTACTACTACGCCGTCGGCGACGCCGGCACCACCCTGGCCGGTGGCGACGCGTCATACTCGTTCCGCACCTTCCCGACCTCCGGCACGACACGGGCCTCGCGCATCTGGGTTGTCGGCGATGCCGGCACCGGCTTTGCCGACCAGACCGCCGCGCGCGATGCCTACGCGGCCTATACCGGCAGCAACCCCACCCACCTGTGGCTGCAGCTCGGTGACAACGCCTACGACCACGGGCTGGACGCCGACTTCCAGGCCCGCCTGTTCGGCGTCTACGCCAGCATGCTGCGCAGTTGCCCCACGCTGTCGACCATCGGCAACCACGACACCGACCAGTCGACCTCGCCCGCTGCGACGATCCCCTACTTCAGCATCTACGACGCCCCCTCGGCAGGGCAGGCGGGCGGGTTGGCGTCCGGGTCCACGCGCTACTACTCGTTCAACCTGGGCCACATCCATTTCGTCTGCCTGGACTCGATGACCTCGTCACGGGCGACCACCGGCACGATGCTCACCTGGCTGAAGAACGACCTGGCCGCCAACACCCTGCCCTGGGTCGTCGCCTACTGGCACCACGCGCCCTACTCCGACGGCTCGCACGTCTCCGACAGCACGTCCGAGGTCCAGATGACCGAGATGCGCACCAACGCCCTGCCCATCCTGGAGAGCCATGGCGTCGATCTGGTGCTGGGCGGGCACAGCCATGTCTACGAGCGCTCCTGCCTGATCAACGGCCACTACGGCCTGTCGAGCACGCTGACTGCCCGCATGAAGTACAACGCCGGCAACGGCCGCCTGGACGGCAACGGTGCCTACCTCAAGCCGCTGGGCAAGGTCGGCAACCGGGGCACCGTGTACATCGTCAACGGCGCGTCCGGCGGCGCCGATCCCGGCAACCTCAAGCACCCGGCGATGGTGTTCTCCGCCCAGCGCGCCGGCTCGGTGGTGATCGACGTGTCGGGCACCCAGATGGACGTGAAGTACATCGCCGCCACCGGCGGCGTGCTGGACTACTTCACCATCCAGAAGACCGCCAACGCCCCCGATCCGCCGCCCCCGAACGTGGCCCCGACGATTGCGCTGACGGCGCCGACCTCCGGCTCGTCCTTTCGCGCGCCTGCCAACATCACCCTCACGGCCGCCGCCACCGACGCCGACAGCGGCATCGCGAAGGTCGAGTTCTACCGCGGCAGCACCCGCGTGGCCACCGTGACCACGGCGCCCTACCTCTACGTGCTGCCCAAGGTGGCCCGCGGCAGCTACACGCTGACGGCCAAGGCCTATGACAAGGAAGGTGCCGTCACCACCTCGGCACCGGTGACGGTGACGGTGCGCTGA
- a CDS encoding 50S ribosomal protein L11 methyltransferase — protein MTAAPNPSTSAQSATPATIGWQAADGSAQQATWHSERGVAPPRRVQRADDTLPADTAYRLACEGTALLWQGDFQNARHLLQALARRADHAPPQRKQRQARQQAGSAVVFPEAFHRHRMAQAQRARTLGAVLIPFEPGWQIPLRRAPDVAEACTEAWGPLAGTRAVASLRELLGAISAHEWRRNGVVIPALARLAPGGGQADPAGGRIHPHYGVFSPVRGEYVDLVGQAPWPGGQPPQRAFDIGTGTGVLAALLARRGAAQVVATDLDPRALACAAGNIARLGVADRVDLQSADLFPPGTADVVVCNPPWLPGRPSSPLEHAVYDEGSRMLLGFLNGLPAHLAPGGEGWLILSDLAEHLGLRSREELLSAIERAGLRVLGRLDARPHHPKASDRDDPLHAARSKEVTSLWRLGAAAQG, from the coding sequence ATGACGGCGGCTCCCAACCCCTCCACTTCCGCCCAATCCGCCACGCCCGCCACGATCGGCTGGCAGGCCGCGGACGGCAGCGCGCAGCAGGCCACCTGGCACTCCGAGCGCGGCGTGGCGCCGCCGCGGCGCGTGCAGCGGGCCGACGACACGCTGCCGGCCGACACCGCCTACCGCCTGGCCTGCGAAGGCACGGCGCTGCTCTGGCAGGGCGACTTCCAGAACGCCCGCCACCTGCTGCAGGCCCTGGCCCGCCGCGCCGACCACGCGCCGCCGCAACGCAAGCAGCGCCAGGCCCGCCAGCAGGCCGGTAGCGCGGTGGTCTTCCCCGAGGCCTTCCACCGCCACCGCATGGCGCAGGCACAGCGCGCGCGCACCCTGGGCGCGGTACTGATTCCCTTCGAGCCGGGCTGGCAGATCCCGCTGCGCCGCGCCCCCGACGTGGCCGAGGCCTGCACCGAGGCCTGGGGGCCGCTGGCCGGCACGCGCGCGGTGGCCTCGCTGCGCGAGCTGCTCGGCGCGATCAGCGCACACGAATGGCGCCGCAACGGCGTGGTGATCCCCGCCCTGGCGCGGCTCGCCCCCGGGGGCGGTCAGGCCGACCCCGCGGGCGGGCGCATCCACCCGCACTACGGCGTGTTCTCACCGGTGCGCGGCGAGTACGTCGACTTGGTCGGGCAGGCGCCGTGGCCGGGCGGGCAGCCCCCGCAGCGGGCCTTCGACATCGGCACCGGCACCGGGGTGCTGGCCGCACTGCTGGCGCGGCGCGGTGCGGCACAGGTCGTGGCCACCGACCTCGATCCGCGTGCGCTGGCCTGCGCGGCCGGGAACATCGCCCGGCTGGGCGTGGCCGATCGGGTTGATCTGCAGTCGGCCGACCTCTTTCCGCCCGGCACGGCGGACGTGGTGGTCTGCAACCCACCGTGGCTGCCGGGGCGGCCCAGTTCGCCGCTGGAACATGCGGTCTACGACGAAGGCAGCCGCATGCTGCTGGGCTTCCTGAACGGGCTGCCTGCGCACCTGGCACCGGGCGGCGAGGGCTGGCTGATCCTGTCGGACCTGGCCGAACACCTCGGCCTGCGCAGCCGCGAGGAGCTGCTGAGTGCGATCGAACGCGCCGGCCTGCGCGTGCTCGGCCGGCTCGATGCCCGCCCGCACCACCCGAAGGCCAGCGACCGCGACGACCCGCTGCACGCGGCGCGCTCGAAGGAGGTCACGTCGCTGTGGCGGCTGGGGGCGGCGGCGCAGGGCTGA
- a CDS encoding MAPEG family protein, giving the protein MSLIHLVSLLALLQYLFFGALVGQARGRYGVEAPAITGHEQFERMYRVQMNTLELLVAFLPALWLAAQYWSPAGMAAVGAVYLVGRLIYWRAYTRNPASRSLGFTLSFLPIVLLLLAALGGAAMALPQ; this is encoded by the coding sequence ATGTCCCTGATCCACCTGGTTTCTCTGCTGGCCCTGCTGCAATACCTGTTCTTTGGCGCGCTGGTCGGCCAGGCGCGGGGGCGCTACGGGGTCGAGGCCCCGGCGATCACCGGGCACGAGCAGTTCGAGCGCATGTACCGCGTGCAAATGAACACGCTGGAGCTGCTGGTGGCCTTCCTGCCCGCGCTGTGGCTGGCGGCGCAGTACTGGTCGCCCGCCGGCATGGCGGCGGTTGGTGCGGTCTACCTGGTCGGCCGGCTGATCTACTGGCGGGCCTACACCCGCAACCCGGCGAGCCGCTCGCTGGGCTTCACGCTGAGCTTCCTGCCGATCGTGCTGCTGCTGCTCGCCGCACTGGGCGGCGCGGCCATGGCGCTGCCGCAATGA
- a CDS encoding 2-hydroxymuconate tautomerase, with the protein MPFAQIYMLEGRTPEQKKAVIEKVTQALHEATDAKVETIRVWIHEMPKENWGIAGVSAKDLGR; encoded by the coding sequence ATGCCGTTCGCACAGATCTACATGCTCGAAGGCCGCACGCCCGAGCAGAAGAAGGCCGTCATTGAGAAGGTGACCCAGGCGCTGCACGAGGCCACCGACGCGAAGGTGGAAACCATCCGCGTCTGGATCCACGAGATGCCCAAGGAGAACTGGGGCATTGCGGGGGTGTCGGCCAAAGACCTCGGGCGTTGA
- a CDS encoding Bug family tripartite tricarboxylate transporter substrate binding protein, whose translation MKMTQRFPSRRHALALTLAAALGAAPFGSALAADAYPSKPIKVIVPFAPGGPTDIMGRYVAKVIGDALKQTVIVENRAGAGGNLGTDAVAKSAPDGYTLGIGAISSLAIAPGLYEKLPYNAAKDFAPITLVGIAKGAILAHPSAPFNDLKGMLAYAKANPGKLNYASSGIGTANHLAGEYLQSLAGVDLQHVPYKGTAAAVQDLLAGNVLLSVESSLTSAAQHVTSGKLKAIAITSATRSKMLPNVPTVAEQGFPGFDVPTWFGLIAPAGTPKEVVATLNRVITDALKSPDAAERFAQIGAEPHPTTPDQFGAYIREETARWTKVIKSANIKPE comes from the coding sequence ATGAAGATGACGCAACGTTTCCCCTCCCGCCGCCACGCGCTGGCGCTCACCCTGGCCGCCGCCCTGGGCGCGGCCCCGTTCGGCAGCGCCCTGGCGGCCGACGCCTACCCGAGCAAGCCGATCAAGGTCATCGTCCCCTTCGCGCCGGGCGGCCCCACCGACATCATGGGCCGCTACGTGGCCAAGGTGATCGGCGACGCGCTGAAGCAGACGGTGATCGTCGAGAACCGCGCCGGTGCCGGTGGCAACCTGGGCACCGACGCGGTGGCCAAGTCCGCCCCGGACGGCTACACGCTGGGCATCGGCGCGATCAGCAGCCTGGCGATCGCCCCGGGGCTGTACGAGAAGCTGCCGTACAACGCTGCCAAGGACTTCGCGCCGATCACGCTGGTGGGCATCGCCAAGGGCGCCATCCTGGCGCACCCGTCGGCTCCCTTCAACGACCTGAAGGGCATGCTGGCCTACGCCAAGGCCAACCCCGGCAAGCTGAACTACGCCAGCTCGGGCATCGGCACGGCCAACCACCTGGCGGGCGAGTACCTGCAGTCGCTGGCCGGGGTGGACCTGCAGCACGTGCCCTACAAGGGCACCGCCGCCGCGGTGCAGGACCTGCTGGCCGGCAACGTGCTGCTGAGCGTGGAAAGCTCGCTGACCAGCGCGGCGCAGCATGTGACCTCCGGCAAGCTGAAGGCCATCGCGATCACCTCGGCCACGCGCAGCAAGATGCTGCCCAACGTGCCGACGGTGGCCGAGCAGGGCTTCCCCGGCTTCGACGTGCCGACCTGGTTCGGCCTGATCGCCCCGGCCGGCACGCCCAAGGAGGTGGTGGCCACGCTGAACCGCGTCATCACCGATGCGCTGAAGTCGCCCGACGCCGCCGAGCGCTTTGCGCAGATCGGCGCCGAGCCGCACCCGACCACCCCCGACCAGTTCGGCGCCTATATCCGCGAGGAGACGGCGCGGTGGACCAAGGTGATCAAGTCCGCCAACATCAAGCCCGAGTGA